The following are encoded in a window of Oncorhynchus keta strain PuntledgeMale-10-30-2019 chromosome 10, Oket_V2, whole genome shotgun sequence genomic DNA:
- the LOC127932598 gene encoding proline-rich protein 2-like: protein MAVSGPSLRARRSGPVAQGPSLRARPSGPVPQGPSLRARRSGPVPQGPSLRARRSGPVLGARPSGPSSGSPPLGARPRGPSSGPVARGPSLGARRGPSLGPSLGARRSGPVAQARRSGPVPQGPSLRARRSGPVPQGPSLRARRSGPVAQGPSLRARPSGPVPQGPSLRARRSGPVPQGPSLRARRSGPVPQGPSLRARPSGPVPQGPSLRARPSGPVPQGPSLRARPSGPVVCFLRE from the exons ATGGCGGTTTCA GGCCCGTCCCTCAGGGCCCGTCGCTCAGGGCCCGTCGCTCAGGGCCCGTCCCTCAGGGCCCGTCCCTCAGGGCCCGTCCCTCAGGGCCCGTCCCTCAGGGCCCGTCGCTCAGGGCCCGTCCCTCAGGGCCCGTCGCTCAGGGCCCGTCGCTCCGGGCCCGTGCTCGGGGCCCGTCCCTCGGGCCCGTCCTCGGGGTCCCCGCCCCTCGGGGCCCGTCCTCGGGGCCCGTCCTCGGGGCCCGTCGCTCGGGGCCCGTCGCTCGGGGCCCGTCGGGGCCCGTCGCTCGGCCCGTCCCTCGGGGCCCGTCGCTCAGGGCCCGTCGCTCAGGCCCGTCGCTCGGGGCCCGTCCCTCAGGGCCCGTCGCTCAGGGCCCGTCGCTCAGGGCCCGTCCCTCAGGGCCCGTCCCTCAGGGCCCGTCGCTCAGGGCCCGTCGCTCAGGGCCCGTCCCTCAGGGCCCGTCCCTCAGGGCCCGTCCCTCAGGGCCCGTCCCTCAGGGCCCGTCGCTCAGGGCCCGTCCCTCAGGGCCCGTCGCTCAGGGCCCGTCGCTCAGGGCCCGTCCCTCAGGGCCCGTCCCTCAGGGCCCGTCCCTCAGGGCCCGTCCCTCAGGGCCCGTCGCTCAGGGCCCGTCCCTCAGGGCCCGTCCCTCAGGGCCCGTCCCTCAGGGCCCGTCCCTCAGGGCCCGTTGTTTGTTTTTTACGGGAATGA